The segment ATCGTTTTCCAGCTGCCCGATCTGGTGCCTCAGGCGCATTTCCTGGATGAAGCGGAAGCTGTCCGCCCAGGCTTCCGCGTCCCGTTCCGGGAGATCCAGTATGCGCGAGGCCTGCGCCAGCCGGTCCAGGGTGCGGGTGGCGGGGCAACTGGCCGACAAGGCGAGAATGCGCGCGCCATCGACGAAAAACCGCGCAACGTCGTCCTTCAGGTCGAGCAGGCCGCGGCTGGGCTGGATGCGTCCCATCCATCCGAGCGGCGGGCGGCGGCGCAATACCAGATCGGCCATGCCGCGGATACAGCGCGTGGTCCGGTGAAAATCGCCCTGGATGCGTTCGCGCAGCTGGTCGGCAAGGAGTCCGTCGCCCCATACGGCGCGCAGATCGAAATAACCGTTGGCCGTGTCGATGGTTTCCGGAGAGGGATGGTGGATCCAGTCGCCGAACGCGCGCTGCCATTCCTCGACGGTCAGGCAGTGGTTGTCCGCGCCGGCCATGGTGCCCTGCGGACACAGCGGTATGCCGCAGCGCGACAGCATGGCGTTGATTTCCCTGGCTCGCGACATCGCCCAGCCCCGGTGCTCGGTGAGTTTGGCCGGTTCGTCGACGGCGATGATCAATCCGTTGTCCTGGTCGCTGGCGAACGTTTGTTCGAGTCGTCCTTCGCTGCCGAAGGCCAGCCAGCAGATCCGGATGCCGAGTTCCTCCGCCCCGGCGAAGCCCAATTCACACAATCGGCCGGTCAGACGGTCGGTGAGCGTGGCGACCAGCCGCGTGACCGCGTCGGCCTCCATGCCCTGGCGCAACAGCACAAGGGCGAGCTGCCGGATATCGCGGGCGATGCCGATCAGTTCCTCTTCGTCCCGGCTTGCCGCCAGCCGCGCCAGCAGTTCATGAAAATCCAGCCGGGTCAGGCGGTAGAGGTCCTGTTCGGTGACGATGCCGGTCAACACGGCGTCATCGCAGACCATCAGGTGCCTCGCCCGGCCCCCGGCGAAATGCAGGACGGCTTCGGAGGCGAGCGTGCGGTCGGGAAGGAGGGTAATGTCGGTGCGCATGACGCGCGACAGCGGGGTGGTCAGCGGGGTCGATGTCAGCATCAATTCCGGGAGCTGTTCCTGGCAGACCAGTCCGACCGGATTTCGCTTGGCATCGACAATGCCCACCGCGCCGATGCGATCGCGCCTGAACAGTTTGAGCGCGTCGGCGAGGCTGTCGTGCGGCGCGAGACATGGCGGCGGTCCGTCGAGCAGTTGGCGCAACGGGCTTTGCAGCGCGGCCTGCAACGCGGCCCCCGGCCGCGACAGTTCGCGCGAGCGGGTCAGCAGGCTGGCCAGCCGCCGCGTGCAAAAGTCGCTGAAGGCCGGAACGCTGGTCATGACCTCCCTGAACGCTTCCACGGTCAGGCCGGCCAGCCGCGTGTCGCATTCGGCGACGTAGCGGTTGGAAGCCGCCCGCTCCGCCAGGGCCGCGCCAAGGGGAAACATCTCGCCGCCGGTGAGGGTGGCGAAGCGCTGGTGCCGGAGCGCGTCCTCGGCCTGCACCACGCCTTCGAGCACGATCCATACCGTATCGGGTATTCCCGAGTCGGGAGACAGGATGCATTCTCCGGCGCGCACGCGCCGCTCCCGGAGCCGGACAAGCAATGCGCCGAGCGCCTCCTCGGGCATGCTGGCGAACGGCTCGTGCGGGGCGAGAAGGCGCCGCCAGGCGGGATGGATGTCGCTATCGGCAACCTGGGTCATGAACGTGTCTCGCGAAACGTGATGTTTTTATCATAGCCGCCCGCCGGCAAAGGGCCAGCGGGCCGACGGCTTCATTGGCCGAAGGTGAAGGCATAGGCTTCCAGACCGGTATCGTCGGTGCGGATGTCGAGCACACCGGTTTTGGCGGTTTTCTGGTCGATGAGCTCATAAAGCGCGTGGCGCGCCACCGTCAGCCTGCCCCCGGGCGCATCCTTGCCGGCAAGGCTCCCCACCGGAAATCCGTTGAGTGTCAGTGTCGCGCGCACCGGAGTTCCCTTTCTTGAGCCGAGCACCAGAAACACTTTGCGTGCCTTGAAATTGAGCCTCAGCACCGCCCCCTTGCCCGCGGAGGCTAGGTTTTCCGGGCCGCTGGACCAGACGCCGCCCAATGCCCAGTTGTCGTGCGGCAGGATGTCGGGCAGCCGGTAATGTCCCTCCCTGTCGCGCGCCAGGGATTCCGTGCCGCCGAACCGGTTGGTGCGCTCGTAACCCAGATAGGTTTCCGGTGTCTGGTCCTGCGAATAGGATGGCGGCTCGGGTTTTGCGCCGGGGTCGGGTTTCAGGCCCAACTGGGCGCGGATGGCGTTTTCCGTGACATCGTAGCGCCCCTCGCCAAAATGGGTGTAGACCACCCGGCCCGCGCGGTCGATCAGGTAGTGCGCCGGCCAGTAACGGTTGCCGAAGCGGTTCCAGGTCTCCATGGAGTTGTCCAGCGCCACCGGATAGCGGATGCCATACTGCGACAGGGCGGCGCGCACATTGTCCGGCTGTTTTTCGAAGTCGAATTCCGGCGAGTGTACTCCGATGATCGTGAGCCCCTTGTCGCGGTATTTTCTGTCCCAGGCGGACAGATAGGGCAGGGTGCGCACGCAGTTGACACAGGAGTAGGCCCAGAAGTCGATCAGCACCACCCGTCCGCGCAATGCCTGCAACGTAAGGGAGGGGCTGTTGAGCCAGGTCGATAGGCCGGCCAGTTCCGGGGCGGAGTAGGGGGCGACCGCGCCCGCCGGAGCCGCGGCCGGGGCGAGACACAGGACGAAGGCAAGGCTCAGGGCCGGGATCGGCCGGAAGAAAGCCATCATGGCATTGTCAACTTTTTGTCCGGAACAAAGTTCAGGGTAGCACCGTTGTTGCCGTAACGCAGCCCCGATGGCGGGGGCCATCGTCGAAAATATGCCCCTGGTGCCCGCCGCAGCGGGCGCAGTGGTACATCCCTTTGCGCTTTTCCCCGATCAGCGGGCTGGTGTACGGCGGTTCCGTGCCTTCTTCGCGCAGTACATGGTATTGCGCGGGCGTCACCGTTTTTTCCATTCCTCGTCGCTTAACGCCAGGCGGCCGACGTTTTACGCCGGGTCGTCGGACAACAGGGCGGGAGCGGGCAGCAGACCCACGCCGCCAGCCATGCGCGCCAGGAAGCGCCTCCTGTTCATGTCATCGCCCTCCTTGTCGGCTGTATAGGCGAGCCCGCCTGGCTGAAACCCGGAAAAAAGCCCGGCGCATGGCCGGGCAGGGACAGGTCGTTTCCGGTGGGAAGCTCAGTTGGCGGCTTCCTGCAGCTGGGCGAGGATTTGCGGATTCTCCAGCGTGGAGACGTCCTGCACGATTTCCTCGCCGCGCGCCAGCGAGCGCAACAGGCGGCGCATGATCTTGCCCGAACGGGTCTTGGGCAGGTTCTCGCCAAAGCGGATCTCGTCCGGTTGGGCGATTTTGCCGATCTCGTGCGCCACCCACTGTTTCAGGTTGTCGGCGACCTTGCGCGCCTCGTCGCCGGAAGGTCGGGATCCCTTGAGCACCACAAAGGCCACGACCGCTTCGCCCTTGATGTCGTGAGGTTTGCCCACCACGGCGGCTTCGGCGACCAGCGGATTGGCAACCAGCGCCGATTCGATTTCCATGGTGCCCAGCCGGTGTCCGGAAACGTTGAGTACGTCGTCGATGCGGCCCATGATCCAGAAATAGCCGCTCTCGTCGCGATGCGCCGAATCGCCCGCCAGGTAGTACTTGCCCTCGAATTCGTCGGGGAAGTAGGTTTTCCGGAAGCGGTCGGGGTCGCCCCAGATGGTGCGCACCAGACTCGGGAACGGTTTTTTGATCACCAGGAATCCGCCCTTGCCCGGTTCGACCGGCGCGCCGGACTCGTCGACGATGTCGGCCATGATGCCCGGCAGCGGCAACGTGCAGGAGCCCGGTTTGGTCGGTACCGCGCCCGGGGTCGGGGCGATCATCGCCGATCCGGTTTCGGTCTGCCACCACGTGTCGACAATCGGGCAGCGGCCGCCGCCGACCACTTCGTAATACCACATCCAGGCTTCCGGATTGATCGGCTCGCCCACCGTGCCCAGCACGCGCAGGCTCGACAGGTCGTATTTCGCCGGCAGGTCGGCGCCCAGCTTGATCAGCGAACGGATGGCGGTCGGCGCGGTATAGAAGATCGACACCTTGTGCTTCTCGATCATGCGCCAGAATCGGCTGGCGTCCGGATAGGTCGGCACGCCTTCGAAAATCACCTGAGTCGCGCCATGTCCGAGCGGGCCGTAGGTGATGTAGGAGTGCCCGGTGATCCAGCCCACATCCGCCGTGCACCAGTACACGTCGTTGGGCTTGTAATCGAAAATCCAGCGGAAGCTGTTGAGCGCCCCCAGCAGGAAGCCCGCGGTGGAGTGCTGGATGCCTTTGGGTTTGCCGGTGGAGCCTGAGGTGTAAAGGATGAACAGGGGGTCTTCGGCGTTCACCCATTCGGGCTCGCATTCTTCGGCCTGGCCTTCGATCAGCTTGTGCCACCAGACATCGCGGCCTTCCGTCCACTTGGATGCGCCGTTGTTGGTGCGCTGGTAGACCACCACACTGGAGACCGATTCGCAGCCGCCAAGCTCGAAGGCTTCGTCGGTGGTCGCTTTCAGGGCCACGGTCTTGCCGCCGCGCAGTCCTTCGTTGGCGGTAATGACCACCTTGGCGCCGGCATCCTGCACCCGGTCGCGCAAGGCGCCCGCCGAGAAACCGCCGAACACCACCGAATGGATGGCGCCGATGCGGGCGCAGGCCTGCATCGCGACAATCGCTTCGATGACCATCGGCATGTAGATCACCACGCGGTCGCCCTTCGCGACGCCAAGGCTCTTGAGGCCGTTGGCGAACTGGCAGACGCGCCGGTGAAGTTCCGAATAGGTGACACGGGTCACCTCGCCGTCGTCCGCTTCGAAAATCAGCGCGATCTTGTTGGCGTTCAATGGCAGGTGACGGTCAAGGCAGTTGTAGGAGACATTGAGCACGCCATCGTCGAACCATTTGAAGAAAGGGGCGTTGCTGTCGTCCAGTACCCGTGAGAACGGTTTTTTCCAGGCGATCAACTCGCGCGCCAGATCCCCCCAGAACGACAGATAGTGGTCGTCCGCCTGTTCGCACAGGGCGTTGTACGCTTCCATGCCGGAGATCTGCGCCTTGCGGCGGAAATCGTCGGATGGCGGGAAGCTGCGGGTTTCCTTGAGGATCGACTCGATGGTGGACATTGACATCTCCTTTGTTGCTATCGTGTTGGCGGCCCGTCCGCCTACCGCCGGACGGGCTCGATACGTTTAATGCTTGGAGGCGCCGGTTGCGCCGATGCCGGTCATGGCTCGGACGAACTGTGCCGTGAAGCGGGATTTCTCTTCTTCGGCCTGGCGCGAGGTGTCCAGAACCGAAATCAGCCAAGTGCTGACGAACGCCAGTGTCATGGAAATGATGGCCGGGTTCTTGTACGGGAAGAGGGGGGCCTTGTTGTGCAGGACATCGACCCAGACCGTCGGACCCAGCACGATCAGCACCACCGCGCTGATCAGACCGATAAAGCCGCCGATCACCGCGCCGCGGGTTGTGAGACCTTTCCAGAACATCGACAGGAAAAGCACCGGGAAGTTGGCCGAGGCGGCGATCGAGAAGGCGAGGCCGACCATGAAGGCGATGTTCTGCTTCTCGAACACCAGTCCCAGCACGATGGCGACGACGCCGAGCACCAGCGTGGTGATTTTCGACACGCGGATTTCATCAGCCTCGTTCGCTTTCCCTTGCTTGAAAACCGAGGCGTACAGGTCGTGGGACACCGCCGAGGCGCCGGACAGGGTCAGACCCGCGACCACCGCGAGGATGGTGGCGAAGGCCACGGCGGAGATGAAACCCCAGAACAGATCGCCACCCACCGCATGGGACAGGTGGATCGCCGCCATGTTGTTGCCGCCGATCAGTTGGGTGACTGTTTTGCCATCCTTGACGATGGTTTCGGTGAAACCCGGCTGATTGAGAACCAGCATGATGGCGCCAAAGCCGATGATGAAGGTCAGGATGTAGAAGTAGCCGATGAAGCCGGTCGCGAAGAATACCGATTTGCGGGCTTCGCGGGCGTCGGCCACGGTGAAGAAGCGCATCAGGATGTGGGGCAGGCCGGCCGTACCGAACATCAGGGCCAGTCCCAGCGAAATCGCGTCGATCGGATTGGAGGCCAGTCCGCCGGGCGACATGATCGCCGCGTGTTTCGGATGCACTTCGGTGGCGGTGCGGAACATCGTTTCAAGGCTGAAACCGGCGCTCTTGAGCACCATGAACGCCATGAAGGTGGCGCCGGAGAGCAGCATGACCGCCTTGATGATCTGTACCCAGGTGGTGGCCAGCATGCCGCCGAACATCACGTAGAGCACCATCAGCACGCCCACGGAGATCACCGCGGTGGAGTAGGGCATGCCGAACAGCAGCTGGATCAGCTTGCCGGCGCCCACCATCTGGGCGATCAGGTAGATGGACACGGTGACCAGCGTGCCGGTGGCCGCGAACGAGCGCACCGGTGTCTGCTGCAAGCGATAGGAGGCCACGTCGGCGAAGGTGAATTTGCCGAGGTTGCGCAGCCGTTCGGCGACGAGGAACAGGATGATCGGCCAGCCGACCAGGAAGCCCATCGAGTAGATCAGGCCGTCGTAGCCTTTTTCATACACCATGGCGGAAATGCCCAGGAACGAAGCGGCCGACATGTAGTCGCCGGCGATGGCCAGCCCGTTCTGGAATCCGGTGATGCCGCCGCCGGCCGCGTAGAAGTCGCTGGCCGAACGGGTGCGCCGGGCCGCCCAGTAGGTGATGCCCAGCGTGGCGGCCACGAAGAGCAGGAAGATCACGATCGCGGTGGTATTCACCGGCTGTCGTTTGACTTCACCGGCGACGGCATCCGCGGCCGCGGCGAAAACAGGGAGCAGTGCCAGGGGCATGCCCCACCACAGGGAGCGGGTTTTCATCAGCGCGACTCCTCGATGATTTGCTGGTTGAGCTGGTCAAATTCGCTGTTCGCCTTGCGCACGTACACCCCGGTCAGGGCGAAGGCGGCAAGGATGATGAAGATGCCGACGGGAATACCCAGCGTAATGGCGGATCCCTGGAAGAGCGGAGTGCCCAGGGTCTTCGGCGAAAAGGCCAGTGTCAGGATGAATCCGTAATAGACAACCAGCATGATGATGGACAGTTTCCAACCCAGACTTGTCTTCTTGTGGACAAGTTCGATGAACTTGGGATTGGACTGTACTTTCTTGAGCACATCCTCGTTCATAGCATCCTCCTTTTGTAGTCAGCGCCGCTGCGGGCCGCTTGTCATGAAACATAATGGAGCGCGAAAGTCCGTGGCTAATCGCATTTTTTGATCGGAATAATTTGTGAATGTAATGATGCGATGCAAAAATTGATCAAATACAAGCCTTTGCGATGGTGTTTGTGCTCTATTTGTGTTTGCCAAACCGGGGATTTTTCAACTGTTTTAATGGACAGGGGGCTTGTAAATGACACCGGACTCGTCCGAGAATGGGAGGGCGGCCGGATAATAAAAAGACTTGGGGCGCGACCCCCTTGTCATTGCATCGAGGACAGCAGTCTGGATGGAAATCTATCAGTTGAGAACCTTCGTCACTGTCGCGCAGCAGGGGCACCTGACCCAGGCGGCGGAGCTGTTGCATTTGTCTCAGCCGGCGGTGACCGCGCAGATCAAGGCGCTGGAGGAGGAAATCGGCATGCCCCTGTTCGAACGCACGACCGGGGGCGTTACGCTGACTCTGGCCGGCCAGGAGCTGCTGCCGCGCGCTCAGTCCATCCTGGCTTCGGCGCGCGACATCCTCAATCATGCCCGCGGTCTGAAAGGACAGGTGGCGGGCAAAGTGCAGATCGGCATCACGCTGACGCCCGAAACCCTGCGTATCGGACCGTGGGTGGCCTCCCTCATCGCGCGCTATCCGCTGCTTGACCTGCGTCTTCAGCACGGAGTGACCGGCGACATCCTCAATCTTGTGCGCAAGAAAGAACTGGACGGCGGTTTTTTTCTTGGCAAGAACCCCTACGTCAATGTCCACACGCTCAGGCTGGGCGTTTTGTCATGGGTATTGGCGGCGCCTCCCGACTGGGGCGCGAAGGTGGAGGGGGCGAATGCCAGGGAGCTTGGCAAGTTGCCGTGGATCGGCATTTCGCAGTTTTCCAGCCTGTCGCGCATTACCTCCGAGCTATGGCGCGACATGAATATCTCGCCGCGCAAGGCGGTCGAATGTGACCATCTCGCCTCGATCCAGGCTCTCGTATCGGCCGGCGTCGGCCTGGCGCTGGTTCGTGAAGACGAGGCCATGACCAGGGCGGCGGCGGGCGATCTGTGCATCGTTCCGGGCTACCGGCGCGAATCGGACCTGCAGTTCGTTTACCCGGCGGATCGGGAAGGCGACCCTCTGCTGGCCATCCTCCTCGACGAAATGGCGCGAGTCTGGGAGATGTCCCCCGCGCCGGCATCCGGACGCTAAGCGGAGCACACCATGGACAGAATCCTGTGCGGCAAGAGCTGGGAAAACTATTGGCAATCGGTCAGGCACACCCATCAGCGCTGGTTGTCGGCGCAGCAGGACATGTTCCGGACCTGGACCGCGGCCTGGCATTCCGGTATGGCCGGCGAAGGGGAGGCGATGAATCGCCATCTGGACGGGGGGCTGACCGCCGGGATGGCGCTGGTGCAGGCTCAGGCCGATGCCCAGCGGGATCTGATGTTGCTGGCGGAGAAGGCGCTGGCCGAGTTTCATGCGCGTATGCTGTCGTCGTGGCAGCCCGCCGACCATCCCCCTCTCGACGCGGTGCGCGCCGCCATGCGGGTCGGTCAGGTTTCGTCGACGGCGGTGTCGCGCATGTCGCGCCAGGTCGGCCATTTCGCCGCCACCAACCTTTCCCAGGCGACCCTCAACGCCACGCGCCAGATGCAACGCGCGCTGCACCCTTCCCGGCGCGGCAAATAACCCTTTCCGCTACCGGGTGTATCGCCGGCCGGAGGGCGGCTATCATCCGGGTATGACCCCTTTTGCTTCCGTGAACTTCGGACGGCGCCTCGAGGCGCTGCCTGGCGAAATGCTGCGCCGCGTCCGGCCGCAGCCGTTGCCGGACCCGTATGCCATCGCGATCAACCGCCCGTTGGCGCGCGAGCTGGGCATCGACCCGGACAGTCTGCTGCTGCCCGACGCGCTGGCGGTGCTCGCCGGCAACCGAGTCCCCGACGGCGCGCAACCGCTGGCGACGTGCTATTCCGGTCACCAGTTCGGCCAGTACGTGCCGCAGTTGGGCGACGGCAGGGCCTTGCTGCTGGGAGATACGCCCTGGCGCGGCGAAAGGGCCGAATGGCAGCTCAAGGGCGCGGGCATGACGCCGTTCTCGCGCATGGGCGATGGCCGCGCCGTGCTGCGCTCGAGCGTCCGCGAATACCTGTGTTCCGAGGCGATGCACGGGCTCGGGATTCCCACGACCCGGGCACTTGCCCTGGTCGGCTCGCCCGAGCGGGTGATGCGCGAGATGCCGGAAACCGCCGCCGTGGTGACGCGCATCGCCGAAAGCTTCCTGCGTTTCGGCCATTTCGAAGTCGCCTATCATCGCGGCATGACCGACGCCACCCGTGCCCTCGCGGCATTCCTGATCGAGCACCATTACCCCGAATGCCGGGACCGCGAAGAGCCGGTCCTGGCCCTGTTCGAGCGGATCGTTGAGCGCACGGCGGGGCTGATGGCCGCCTGGCAGAGCGTGGGGTTCTGTCATGGCGTGATGAACACCGACAACATGTCGCTGCTCGGCCTGACGCTCGATTACGGCCCTTTCGGATTTCTCGACGATTTCGATGCCGGGCATATTTGCAACCATTCCGATCACAGCGGGCGCTACGCCTTCGGCGAGCAGCCGAGGGTCGCGCTGTGGAATCTTTATTGCCTGGGGTCGGCGTTCCTGCCGCTGGCGAGCGAAGCGGCGCTGGTCGGTGTGCTTGAGCGGTACAGCGCGATGTTCGAGACCGAGTGGCTGGCCCGCCTGCGTCAGAAGCTGGGGTGGCGGGGGGAGGAGACAGGCGATGTGGCGCTGATCGAGGCGCTGTTCGCGCTGCTGCAGGAGGGTCGCGCCGACTACACGCTGTTTTTCCGGACACTGGCCGATGTCGATGAGCCGGGGGGCGCCGACCGGCTGGCCGGGCTGTTCGCGACGGGGGCCGACATCGGCGGCTGGCTGGAGGCGTGGCGGCGTCGCGCGGCATCGGACGGGCGCGGCATGGACGAGCGTAAGCGCGCGATGCACGGCGTCAATCCGCGCTTCGTGCTGCGCAATCACCTGGCGGAGCTGGCGATCCGCGCGGCTCGCGACGAAGGGAACTTCGCCCCGATCGCCCGTCTTGCCGAGTGCCTGGCCCGTCCGTTCGACGAGCAACCGGAAAACAGCGATTTGGCGGGGCGGCCGCCCGAATGGGCGCGCGAGATTTCCGTTAGCTGTTCGAGCTGATCAACCGAGCGGGTGGGCTGACAGTTCCCCGCCGTCAAGCTTCAGAAAACCGCCCTTGCCGTCGTGCCAGTCGCGGATGACCCAGCGCTCGGCCGTGCGCCCGTCCTTCGCATGGCGGTGTGTCGCGGGGCGGTGGGTGTGGCCATGGATCAGCGTCGGCCAGCCATGGCTATCAAGCAAGGCTTCGACGGCGTCGGCGGTGACATCGGAGATCTCGCTCATTCCGACGGCGGCTTTGTTGGCTTCGCTCATGCGCCGGGCATGTTCGGCCATCGCGCGCCGCTCCGCCAGCGGCCGCGCCAGCATCGCCGCTTGCCAGGCGGGGGAGCGGCTTTGCGCGCGGAACGCCTGGTAGGCGGTGTCGGCGGTGCATAGCGCATCCCCGTGCGTCAGCAAGAAGCGTGCGCCGGCCTGCCCGATCAGGGCCGGATCGGTGATGATCCGGGCTCCGCTGCGCGCTTCGAATCCCTTCCCCATCAGGAAGTCCCGGTTGCCGTGCATGACATGCAGCGGCGTGCGCCGGCTGAAATCCTTCATCGCCGCAAGCAACGGCTCGAGCGCCGGCGTGTCGTCGTCGTCGCCGATCCAATACTCGAAAAGATCGCCCAGAATGTAGAGCGCGTCGATCCGTCCTTGCCAGGCGTCGAGCGTATCGACGAACAGCCGGTCAAGATCCGGCGTGCCATCGGACAGGTGCAGATCGGAAATGAAATGGATGGGCATGGTGTCAATGGCGGCCCGCGGTCCGGGCCGCCCTGTCCTGGCGGAGTGGAACGGGGGTCAGATGATCTCGGCTTTTTCGATCACGACCGGCTCGAGCGGCACATCCTGATGCATGCCGTTGCGGCCGGTGCGTACCGTCTTGATGCGATCGACCACGTCCTGGCCTTGCACCACGGCGCCGAATACGGCGTAGCCCCAGCCTTGGGCGCTTTCCGACGTAAAGTTCAGAAAATCGTTATCGGCAACGTTGATGAAAAACTGGGCCGAGGCGGAATGCGGATCCATGGTGCGGGCCATGGCGATCGTGTAGGTCGCATTGGAGACACCGTTGTTGGCTTCGTTCTTGATCGGTTCGCGAGTGGACTTCTGCTCCATGTCGGCCGTGAAACCGCCGCCCTGGATCATGAAACCGTTGATGACACGGTGGAAGATCGTGCCGTCGTAGTGGCCGCTCTTGACGTACTCTTCGAAGTTCGCGGCGGTGACCGGAGCCTTGTCGGCGAAAAGCTCAAGTACGATTTCGCCGAAATTGGTAGTCAGTTTGATCATGTCGGGTTTTCCTTGGAGTAATGGAGGTGGCGTCAGCGCTTCAGTATGACGGCTTTTTTCAGGACGACGGGTGTGAGGGGCACATCGGGCATACCTTGGCCGACGCCGGTGTCGACGCGGGAAATGCGCTTGACGACGTCCATGCCGCGGGTCACCTTGCCGAACACGGCATAGCCCCATCCGCCCGGTGTGGGCGCTTTATAGTCCAGGCGGCTGTTGTTGGCAACGTTGAAGTAGAACTGGGATGTCGCCGAATCCGGCGCTTCCGTGCGCGCCATGGCGATGGTGCCTTCGAGGTTCGACAGCCGGTTCGCCGA is part of the Paludibacterium paludis genome and harbors:
- a CDS encoding peptidylprolyl isomerase, coding for MIKLTTNFGEIVLELFADKAPVTAANFEEYVKSGHYDGTIFHRVINGFMIQGGGFTADMEQKSTREPIKNEANNGVSNATYTIAMARTMDPHSASAQFFINVADNDFLNFTSESAQGWGYAVFGAVVQGQDVVDRIKTVRTGRNGMHQDVPLEPVVIEKAEII
- a CDS encoding peptidylprolyl isomerase; translation: MMKLTNWLLLPLALASSLACAAPVVRFETTLGAIEVTLDEHKAPRSVANFLGYVKSGFYDGTIFHRVIPGFVVQGGGFTPEMTEKPAGAPIPNESANRLSNLEGTIAMARTEAPDSATSQFYFNVANNSRLDYKAPTPGGWGYAVFGKVTRGMDVVKRISRVDTGVGQGMPDVPLTPVVLKKAVILKR